In the genome of Acidobacteriota bacterium, the window GACGACGCCGTAGTTTTCTAACTTCCGCAATGACTTTCTATAAGCACGAAACTGCGATCATTTCCGACGGGGCGAGAATCGGTGACGATTCTTATATTGGCCCTTTCTGTTCAATTGGAGAAAACGTCGAACTCGGAAACGGCGTCCGTCTGGAATCGCATGTCGTCGTCGACGGTCGAACAACTATCGGCGATGAAACCCACGTTTTCCCGTTCGTCTCGATCGGACTTGCTCCGCAGGATCTGAAATACTCGGGCGAACCTACGGGAACCGAGATCGGTAAACGAAATCACATTCGCGAATTCGTCACGATCCATCGCGGTACCGAGGGCGGCGGCGGAATGACCAGGATCGGCGACGGCAATCTACTGATGGCTCAGGCCCACGTCGCACACGATTGCCAACTTGGCAGCGAGATAATCATGGCCAACGCTGCAACGCTGGCCGGGCACGTCGAGGTCGCGGACCGCGCCAGCGTCGGAGCATATTCCGGGGTCCATCAATTCTGCCGCGTCGGGCTCGAAGCCTTTATCGGCGGCTATTCGGTCGTCGTAAAAGACGCGATGCCGTACGCCACGATCCAGGGCAACCACGCCAAATGCTACGGCCTCAATAGCGTTGGCATGCGCCGCCGTGGCTACGCCAAAGAAACCATAGACCACCTAAACCACGCCTTCCGCCTGCTGCTCTCATCAAAGCTAAACACCACCCAGGCCGTCGAAAAGATCAGCGAGGAGATCACCGGCTGTAAAGAGGTCGACCTGCTGCTCGACTTCATCGCGAACGCGAAACGCGGTGTCGTAAAATAACCGGGAGATCAGTTTTTGGGGGGTGAAAAAAGGTGAATTATTTGCCTCCGAGAAAACTGGGTCTCAAAAAGTGTGAATCGTTTCACACTTTTCACAAAACGCCCTGTTTACGGCTTTATCAAACGCGAAACGACCGGATTGGTCACAGGAATAGGCCGGCTTGTCGGTCACAAATGCCCCGATTGGTAGAGGTATCCGGCAGATTGGTCAAAGGTCTACTAGGGCAAAACTGCTCTACCTAAACGCGTCACAGAATTCCGAATTCAGACCTCGTCGTTCATTTTCGTCGCCCATCCAACTCCTCGATCACATCACCAATCGAAACGCCCTTCGCCCGTAGAAGTACCAGATAGTGAAACAACAGATCCGCCGCCTCTGACCTAAACCTGTCAGCGTCGTTATCCTTTGCCTCGATCACCAGTTCGACCGCTTCCTCGCCTACTTTTTGTGCGATCTTGTTAATTCCCTTTGCAAAAAGGCTGGCGACATACGAGTCCTCGGGCTGCTCACGACGCCGTTCGTCGATAGTGTTTTCAAGCTCTACCAATAGGTCGATCGGCTGCTGCATTACATTCGCCGCCCCAAAACAAGAGCCTGCTCCCGTATGACAAACCGGCCCAGCGGGCCGAGCGGTTATTAGCAGAGTGTCTTCATCACAATCGGCTGTTATCGAAACAACGTCCAGGAAATTCCCGCTCGTTTCGCCTTTGGTCCAAAGCTGCTGCCGCGAACGCGAGTAGAACGTTACCCGGCCTGTTTCCCGCGTCAGCGTCAAAGCCTCGGCATTCATGAAGCCGAGCATCAGAACCGTTTGCGTATCCGCATCCTGAACGATCGCCGGAACCAATCCATCGGCGTACTTTTGATAATTCAAATTCATATCCGCACCTCGATCCCCCTCATTTCGAGGAATGCTTTTAACTCTGGAATTTCGATCTCGCCGTAGTGAAACACGCTCGCCGCGAGTGCCGCATCCGCATTGCCGATCGCGAAAACATCCGCAAAATGATCCATCGTTCCGGCTCCTCCCGAAGCGATGACGGGAACGCTGACAGCATTGGAAATATCACGCGTCAGCCCGATCTCAAATCCGTCCTTTGTGCCGTCGGCGTTCATTGACGTAAGTAATATCTCGCCCGCACCGAGTTCAACACCGCGTTTTGACCAATCGACAGCATCGAGATCGGTCGGGACTCTGCCGCCGTTCAGAAAGACCTTCCAGCCGTCATCAGTTTCCTTTGCATCAATAGCGAGAACGATGCATTGTGAACCAAAATTCGCTGCCGAATCGCTCAGGATCGAGGGTTCTTTCACCGCTGCCGTATTGATCGAAACCTTATCAGCTCCACAATCCAGCAACGCCCCGATGTCTTCCACCGTTGAGATACCGCCGCCGACCGTGAACGGAATATTGATCTCCGCCGCCACACGACGCACGATATCGGCAAAGGTCTTGCGGCGTTCGTTGGTGGCTGAGATGTCGAGCAGGACGAGTTCGTCGGCGCCCTCAGCCGAATACCTCGCCGCCAGCTCGACCGGATCGCCCGCATCGCGGAGCCCGAGGAAATTTGTGCCTTTGACGGTGCGTCCGTCCTTAACGTCCAGGCACGGGACGATGCGTTTAGCCAGCATATTTAGCGAGGTCCTCCAATTTTATGTTTTGCTCGTAAAGGGCCTTGCCGACGATCACGCCCGAGCAGCCGATCCGGTCAAGCTCGTCGATATCCGCAACCGAGGTGACGCCGCCGCTTGCTATCAGATGTATCTCAGCGATCGCCGCCCTGATCTGCCGATAAAGCTTGAACGACGGCCCTTTCATTGCGCCGTCACTCGCGATATCGGTGACAAAAGCGTTGGTCACGCCTCGCTCAGCGAAATTCCTGAGGAACGCCAGAACGGGCGTTGTCGTGTCGGTCTGCCAGCCATTTATCGCAACCTTCCCGCCGCGGGAATCTGCCCCCAGCAGCATCTTTTCGCTGCCGAACTTCTCGACCCACGACAGGAAAAGCTCGGGCTGTTTTACCGCAACGCTGCCAACCGTAGCGATCGCCGCACCGGTATCAAAAACCGCTGCAACGTCCGATTCCGTCTTCAAGCCGCCGCTGAAATCGATAGTGAGTTTCGTTCCGGTCGCGACCTTTTTAAGCACGTGCAGATTCGCCGGTGCTCCCGTCCGGGCACCGTCCAGATCGACCATATGCAGCCGCCGCAAACCTGCATCCTCAAACCGCTTCGCCGTTTCAAGCGGGTCGTCGGAGTATACCGTCTTCCGCGAAAAATCGCCCTGCGTGAGCCGCACGCATTTGCCGCCGATCAGATCCATTGCGGGAATTATTTCGATCATATTTATTTCAGCAATAATTACTTCCTGTCCACAT includes:
- the hisA gene encoding 1-(5-phosphoribosyl)-5-[(5-phosphoribosylamino)methylideneamino]imidazole-4-carboxamide isomerase; translated protein: MIEIIPAMDLIGGKCVRLTQGDFSRKTVYSDDPLETAKRFEDAGLRRLHMVDLDGARTGAPANLHVLKKVATGTKLTIDFSGGLKTESDVAAVFDTGAAIATVGSVAVKQPELFLSWVEKFGSEKMLLGADSRGGKVAINGWQTDTTTPVLAFLRNFAERGVTNAFVTDIASDGAMKGPSFKLYRQIRAAIAEIHLIASGGVTSVADIDELDRIGCSGVIVGKALYEQNIKLEDLAKYAG
- a CDS encoding bifunctional phosphoribosyl-AMP cyclohydrolase/phosphoribosyl-ATP diphosphatase HisIE, which codes for MNLNYQKYADGLVPAIVQDADTQTVLMLGFMNAEALTLTRETGRVTFYSRSRQQLWTKGETSGNFLDVVSITADCDEDTLLITARPAGPVCHTGAGSCFGAANVMQQPIDLLVELENTIDERRREQPEDSYVASLFAKGINKIAQKVGEEAVELVIEAKDNDADRFRSEAADLLFHYLVLLRAKGVSIGDVIEELDGRRK
- the lpxA gene encoding acyl-ACP--UDP-N-acetylglucosamine O-acyltransferase, with product MTFYKHETAIISDGARIGDDSYIGPFCSIGENVELGNGVRLESHVVVDGRTTIGDETHVFPFVSIGLAPQDLKYSGEPTGTEIGKRNHIREFVTIHRGTEGGGGMTRIGDGNLLMAQAHVAHDCQLGSEIIMANAATLAGHVEVADRASVGAYSGVHQFCRVGLEAFIGGYSVVVKDAMPYATIQGNHAKCYGLNSVGMRRRGYAKETIDHLNHAFRLLLSSKLNTTQAVEKISEEITGCKEVDLLLDFIANAKRGVVK
- the hisF gene encoding imidazole glycerol phosphate synthase subunit HisF, with the protein product MLAKRIVPCLDVKDGRTVKGTNFLGLRDAGDPVELAARYSAEGADELVLLDISATNERRKTFADIVRRVAAEINIPFTVGGGISTVEDIGALLDCGADKVSINTAAVKEPSILSDSAANFGSQCIVLAIDAKETDDGWKVFLNGGRVPTDLDAVDWSKRGVELGAGEILLTSMNADGTKDGFEIGLTRDISNAVSVPVIASGGAGTMDHFADVFAIGNADAALAASVFHYGEIEIPELKAFLEMRGIEVRI